ATCTCTTTTGAGTTGGCCCATTCGTTTATTAAACAGCTCAACATCGTTCCGTACGGTTTCCTCGTAATCTTCTTGTATTTTTTGCGGCGTTGCATCACCGTTTTCGCGGAAGTATTCACGGCCAGTCCCCTCAAACGAACCGTATGGTGCATGCCCTCCAGGCCCTCGTTCCATCGCAAAGAACGGTTGGCCGTTTTCAGCGAACGGATCCGACGTTTGGGGGGGCTGTGTACCAAGTACAGAGTAAATTGGATCTACGCTGTCTGGTGTTAATCTTTCTCCATGATAGAACACGGAATTCTGAAACCAGGTGTCGTAGCCCTTGAGATCAAACATCGAGAATACATCAGAGGGGATTGTGTTCTTGAACGTTTCCACCCCGTGAACAGGGGGATGAAGCCCAGTTACAAGAGATGCAAACGAAGTCGGAGAATGTATTGAAGCGCCTATCGTTTTGATTGCTACTCCACGGTTGCGAATCCACTCTGGAATGTAATCCCATCGAACCGCATCACCAACATAAATAAAGACATTATTGAAATCGTCGTTTTGTATTGGTGTCTTTTCAAATCCCATCAACAATAACATATTCACGGGGGTAAATATAAATAACTCCTGAGTAGCGTCCGACCAACAAACTGGACCGCAGTTGGCCATATATGTTCAGCAACCATTTTATACTGTAGACCAATTGTACTTTTAGTATGTATTCTGGGCTAGGTGGTAAAATCATTCAATCGCTCTACAAGACGTACGTGGGCGTATCGATGTCCTTAATATCTCGTCTCAGACCGGGAACAAACGTATTTGAGAGAGACTGGGATCTATTGATCCTGCTGGACACCTGCCGGGTTGACGCTATGAATGCTGTCGCCGACGATTACGACTTCATTAAGGACGTGAACAGTATATGGTCGGTTGGCAGCACCTCTAGTGAATGGATTGCGAACACGTTTGTGTCTGATTACCGGGAAGAGATTTGCAAAACTGCATATATTTCTGGAAACGCACACGCAGAACTTGTACTAAAGTCAGGACAGACACCAAACGAAGACAAAGACGCGTACTTTTCGTTCGCAGACTGGGACACTCTTTCTGATAACTCCCTAGCGTTGCTCGATAACGTCTGGAAGTATGCCCCGAATGAGGGTCACGGACATGTCAGACCAAAGTACATTACTGATAGGGCGATTCAGGTAGGGCGCCAAGAAGACGTGGATAGAGTTATCGTTCACTATTCACAGCCTCACCATCCATATGCCACACGGGCTAACCGCGAAAATAGGGAGATGTATGACTATGAGGCGACCCCGTTTGAATTTCTGCGACAGGGTGGCGACCACGACGTCGTTTGGGAATCTTATATATCAGAGTTGCAAACAGTTCTCGATGAAGTCGAGGTGCTACTGAACAATTTCGATGCAGAATCTGTGGCTATAAGTGCGGACCATGGCGAATGCTTCGGAGAGTGGGGGGTATACAGCCATCCTGCCGGAGTCCTTCACCCTGATTTGCGTAGAGTCCCTTGGGTTCGTACGAAAGGGATAGATGGGGGAACTTACAACTCGACGCTCAAATCAACAGATTACCAAAGTCAGAGTGTTGAAGACCAACTTGAGGCTCTCGGGTATAAGTAAATCGCTCTTCAATAGGAGATTGTTGATACTGTTCAGTTGGGGCTCTGAAGTCGAAGAAGACAAGGCCACCGCGTTAGCAGTGGCCGATACGGATGATTCCTCTAGGTGTGTCTGGGCCGGAATCGGTTGCAGCGGACCTACTCCAACAGGTTCGCTGACGTGACGGTGTAGCCTGTCCTCGCTGCCGTTCTGACTGCACGGTCAGAAACGGCAGCTATAGCCACTTTCAGCGGTATCTCTGTAAGGATTGCGACCTCACGTTCAACAACAAGACCGGCACGATTTTCGCTCACTCGAAAGTTGCACTCCGCCGGTGGTTGTTCTCGATTTACGCCTTCCTCCGATTCAACACGAGTCTCAGACAGTTACAGTGCGAAATTGATATCACCCACAAGACGATGCACCGGCGCGTCGAGTGCTTCACCAGAGCGCTCGACGCGCCTGCGCTCGATCTCGTTGGCCCCGTCGAGATCGACGAACTGTACGTATCTGCCGGGAAGAGAGGCCACGAGCGCGACAGTTACTCGCGCTCGCGTAGCCTGTCCGCGCGGGCGAGGTACAGTACGACGGTAACAAACCGCCCGTGTTGATTCTCGCTGATTGCGGCACTGAACAATGGTACGTCGTCCCTGTGAAAGCCGCCGATGAATCGACGATTAGACCCCTACTGGTCGACCGCAAACAGGAGTGTTCACCGTCAATACCGACGGCTTTCGGGCGTACGAACCGCTCGAACGGGACGACGAATTCATCCGCGAATACGTCGTCGACGGCGATGGCGAATACGCCGATAGGGACGTTCACGTCAACACCTGCGAGAGCCACGGGTCGCTGCTGCGACCGTGGCTCTCGCCCCATCGTGGTGTCTCGAAGAACAAGTTGACACAGTATCTCCGAGCGTTTCAGATCCGACGTAAATATACCGAAAACCAGGACGAGCAGCGCTCAAACGCGCTGTCAAACCCACCCTCTGAGATCAACAATGTGCTACACTAGGGTTCAGATTAGCGGTTCCATGCGAAGGCGAACGCTTGAAGCTAATTTTCGACGGTGTCTGCTTGGGCGTGGCTGAAACAGTTTGAGAACTAGTTGGTCCGGCGTTTGAGTTCTCGGAAGACACGTACGACACTGTTCCGATTACCGTGTTTTTCGTATCTGTAATCGAGGCCGTGTCGGTGAAGTGCTGCTTGGAGCCACGCTGCATAATCGACGAGAAAGAGCGCGTCATCGACGAGATTTTTCTCGCGGAGTTCGGAGAGGACATCTCGGATATCACTCGATTTCTCGTCGGAAAGAGCTTGACGTGCAGCAAGCCGTTCGTATCGGAATCGCCAGCAGCGTACAGCCAGAAGCGTTCGTCCTTCAGGTGGATCACGGTTACGTCAACCGCAACGTAATCCGGGTTGGCGCCATCACGCGGCTGTAAATCTGCCTTTTTGTACCCAATTGTGAACGGTCGTGCGGCCCCGCTCGACACCCAACAATTTGAAAATAGAAACGGTATCCGAAAGTGATAGTCCAGCCAGATGGAGTCGGATACCGAACTTCATCGCGGGCTCAAGTGTCGCCTCTCGCTCCAGAAAATCTAACTCGAAGCAGTCGCTACCTCCGATGAGGCGGGCGATTTCTGGCATAGACCACTAAAAGTTCGCTCTACCTCACTCTTCATCCTTATCTGAACACTCCCCCAGAGCGCATATGGTTAAAGGGAACCCTTTGCGATCAATAATTGAGAGAACTTGCCAGAAATGAAAACTGGAAGATGTTAACACACTTATTTATATATCCGATTGTGTGTGAAGATATATAACGAGCTGATCAGCAATTCTCTTCCTGAAAGCGAACTACTGCCTTAAATCGTTTCAAAATCTCCTCTTTGGAGAATTCACTTTCTATAGTTTGTATGGCCTTTTTTGAATAAAGAGACTGTTCCGCAGCCAATACTTCTTCAATAGCTGCAGCAATTGTTTCAGGGTTATCATCTGCCAAAAGCACACCGTTTTCATGATCTTGGATAATATCTGGGATACTTCCTGCTGGAGATACGACTGGAATAACACCCCGGGCCATAGCTTCTTGTAGTGCTTTGGGAAGCCCTTCGGACTTTGATGGTAAGGCAAATATCTTAGCATCTTCCAGAATCTCCATAGCCCGCTTTCGGGAAACCCAGCCAGTGAATTCTATAACATCACTTGTTTGTGGGTTAGAATTAAGCTTTGACTCTAAATCTGCGCGGATATTTCCGTCACCTATGAACAGAACTCTATCGATAGAACAACTTTCTTTTTTCATTAGTATCTCAATTGCTTTAGCCAATTTGTCTGCCCCCTTGAGTTCAATAATTCTACCTAAGAAAACTATAACATTATCCCGATCTGTTATCGGAGAAGGGGAATCGGGAATTGATTCATAATTAAATCGTAGTTTGTGGGTCTTATACTCAAAATCTTCTAGTAAATTGTATTCAACCATTGCCTCTGAGAAAACAACGATACGGTCCGCAATACGATAGGCCGTTCGCTCAAAAAAGTACGAAAGAAAAGCCAGTAGCTTCCCCCACCTACCCCACGATGATTCATTCTTAAATCCTTTCGTCGGTTTACCCGTAACGGCGATGATGATGTCATGCCCAGTTGATTTAGAAACGATCATAGGAAAAATTAATCTATATCCACCGATATGCCAGAAAGTAGTATCCAGATCATCTCGATGATCGATGATTGACTTCGATAGCTTAATCTGGAAATAGAGATTGAAGAAAATACTTAACAAGACCGAATCGGAATCCGATTTTTGAACGGGATCAACGGTGATTGACTGGTGTTTTACGGAAATGTCATCAAAAATAATAACACTATCGTAGGTCTCTATTGACAGATTGGCGATGTTCCTAATAGCCTTCTCTGACGCATCTTGTTCATCATCCGGAGGTGGAATCCTTACTATACCAATTCCACTTCCACTAGCCATATAATGAATATTCGTGTACTCTTTTATAAATCCTGTTAAAGGGAATGTTTGCATAGGATTGTTGACGAGACGGAGCAATACTCTATTGAGTTATACCAGAGATTGTCCGGTCCATCGGAGGCACCGACAGCATCGAGTTTGATTTACTGGAGCGGAAAGTGACACCCTCTATGCGACGAAGTTGGGTCTCAGACTTCATCTTGCTAGACTCTCGCTTCCCGCTACTATCTCTGTTCTGGGAATGTCGAATGCCAAGTGCTGTCGCTGAACTGTTCACAATTGAGTAGAGAAGGTAGATCTACAGCGACGTAATCGTGCTCGAAAGACCATCGAGGTTGACAAGACTGTGGTCCAGCATAAAAGCAAATAATTCTGCCAGACCGCGACGGTAGTTCCCGTGACAAACCGCTTACCTCGGGTCAATCTCTATAATCGGAATCCAAGCGATAAACCAGATAAATCAAGCGATAAACCAGATAGTCCTCTCGAAATCACGCGAGAAACGGCTCGACGATAACATATTCTTCCCGTCCGACTTGGACCATGATTGCACGCTGCATCACCTGGACTTCGTCAAGAATCTCTTCCCTGACTGCCCCAACAAAGCAATGTCGATTTCTACACCGTGAAACCCTAAGACGAACCGATAATCTGCCACTGGTGTTTACTCCGTACGTTGACTCCCCCAAGAAGCAAGATACACTGGATATCACCTACGTCAAAGATGACGAGAAGGGTGTGGACGGAGGCTGAGCGTCCTCAAACATGCCGGAGTATATAGTTTGACATAAATTCTACAATAAATGACGATTCCTCGTTCATGCATTCTTCCGACGACTGTTATCCCAGTTATGAAGAGCAAGCAGACGAAGAACAGACTTCTGATGCACCCATCATACATTAAGCACAAAACGTGAGCGGGAACTGGACTTCGCACTCGCGATTTTTCCTCCCGCCCATTAACCGGGGTGAAACATGGAGATGTTGTCCGGATACACGTGATGAATGTTCCAGTTGATCACACATCGATACAGTTCGAACGTCGCTACCGTAACGGTCA
This genomic stretch from Halobaculum roseum harbors:
- a CDS encoding glycosyltransferase family 4 protein yields the protein MASGSGIGIVRIPPPDDEQDASEKAIRNIANLSIETYDSVIIFDDISVKHQSITVDPVQKSDSDSVLLSIFFNLYFQIKLSKSIIDHRDDLDTTFWHIGGYRLIFPMIVSKSTGHDIIIAVTGKPTKGFKNESSWGRWGKLLAFLSYFFERTAYRIADRIVVFSEAMVEYNLLEDFEYKTHKLRFNYESIPDSPSPITDRDNVIVFLGRIIELKGADKLAKAIEILMKKESCSIDRVLFIGDGNIRADLESKLNSNPQTSDVIEFTGWVSRKRAMEILEDAKIFALPSKSEGLPKALQEAMARGVIPVVSPAGSIPDIIQDHENGVLLADDNPETIAAAIEEVLAAEQSLYSKKAIQTIESEFSKEEILKRFKAVVRFQEENC